Proteins from one Tenrec ecaudatus isolate mTenEca1 chromosome 8, mTenEca1.hap1, whole genome shotgun sequence genomic window:
- the C8H8orf58 gene encoding uncharacterized protein C8orf58 homolog isoform X4, with the protein MLGRRRVFAVEPRGGPDRAAEDPARGCVVLGVSSTYRRIPDAAGGASPPEPWNAEAQLRAPGRRVPLLKLASRDSGVEMAVGDSSLVTSPGLSLDSLDFDPSGSSEAPALVEPPAQLGRLLASRTLEQVLERSRRHPSCRASWSRQHHPLQLPSEPACELPALGAAEQETTESETGLEAAEGVRALEPEVWTSLPGQGLRYLEHLCLVLEQMARLQQLHLQLQTHRPTASQDPGEESPALAPSLSPSPVPSNEAQAPPWDLPSQTKDAGAKATSSPKVGVSGTNLAHLSEASEVPAHTFPPSQGHKVKVLLNRIFWRSSRHPEPPVPSAGPDPRQRR; encoded by the exons ATGCTGGGCCGGCGGCGGGTCTTCGCGGTGGAGCCGCGCGGCGGCCCGG ATAGGGCGGCGGAGGACCCGGCGCGCGGGTGTGTCGTGCTGGGAGTCAGCAGCACGTACCGAAGGATCCCGGACGCAGCCGGTGGCGCTTCCCCGCCGGAGCCCTGGAACGCGGAGGCCCAGCTGAGGGCCCCTGGGAGGCGGGTGCCACTTCTGAAACTCGCCTCCCGAGACTCGGGAGTGGAGATGGCGGTTGGAGATAGCTCCCTGGTCACCTCCCCGGGCCTGTCTCTGGACTCTCTGGACTTTGATCCTTCAGGAAGTTCCGAGGCCCCCGCCCTCGTGGAGCCCCCCGCCCAGCTCGGCAGGCTTCTAGCCAGTCGAACGCTGGAGCAGGTCCTGGAGCGCTCCCGCCGCCACCCTTCTTGCCGGGCCAGCTGGTCCAGACAGCACCACCCCCTGCAGCTGCCAAGCGAGCCTGCTTGTGAGCTGCCTGCTTTGGGAGCCGCTGAGCAGGAGACCACTGAGTCAGAAACGGgcctggaggcagcagagggg GTGAGGGCCCTGGAGCCTGAAGTCTGGACCAGCCTCCCAGGACAGGGTCTCCGCTACCTAGAACACCTGTGCCTAGTGCTGGAGCAAATGGCCAGGCTCCAACAGCTCCATCTGCAGCTACAGACCCACAGGCCCACAGCG TCACAGGACCCTGGAGAGGAGTCACCTGCCCTGGCTCCTTCACTCTCACCATCCCCTGTCCCCAGCAATGAGGCACAGGCACCGCCTTGGGACCTGCCAAGCCAGACAAAGGATGCAG GGGCAAAGGCAACTTCATCCCCCAAAGTTGGAGTGTCTGGCACCAACCTCGCCCACCTGTCCGAAGCCTCAGAGGTGCCAGCTcacaccttcccaccctcccagGGACACAAG GTCAAGGTCCTGCTCAACCGGATCTTCTGGAGAAGCTCTCGACATCCTGAGCCCCCTGTCCCTTCGGCTGGCCCTGACCCCAG
- the C8H8orf58 gene encoding uncharacterized protein C8orf58 homolog isoform X2, with protein sequence MLGRRRVFAVEPRGGPDRAAEDPARGCVVLGVSSTYRRIPDAAGGASPPEPWNAEAQLRAPGRRVPLLKLASRDSGVEMAVGDSSLVTSPGLSLDSLDFDPSGSSEAPALVEPPAQLGRLLASRTLEQVLERSRRHPSCRASWSRQHHPLQLPSEPACELPALGAAEQETTESETGLEAAEGVRALEPEVWTSLPGQGLRYLEHLCLVLEQMARLQQLHLQLQTHRPTASQDPGEESPALAPSLSPSPVPSNEAQAPPWDLPSQTKDAGAKATSSPKVGVSGTNLAHLSEASEVPAHTFPPSQGHKVKVLLNRIFWRSSRHPEPPVPSAGPDPRIESRDLPERSQCHPRRKTFMPSLVVRKQRAKNLSVC encoded by the exons ATGCTGGGCCGGCGGCGGGTCTTCGCGGTGGAGCCGCGCGGCGGCCCGG ATAGGGCGGCGGAGGACCCGGCGCGCGGGTGTGTCGTGCTGGGAGTCAGCAGCACGTACCGAAGGATCCCGGACGCAGCCGGTGGCGCTTCCCCGCCGGAGCCCTGGAACGCGGAGGCCCAGCTGAGGGCCCCTGGGAGGCGGGTGCCACTTCTGAAACTCGCCTCCCGAGACTCGGGAGTGGAGATGGCGGTTGGAGATAGCTCCCTGGTCACCTCCCCGGGCCTGTCTCTGGACTCTCTGGACTTTGATCCTTCAGGAAGTTCCGAGGCCCCCGCCCTCGTGGAGCCCCCCGCCCAGCTCGGCAGGCTTCTAGCCAGTCGAACGCTGGAGCAGGTCCTGGAGCGCTCCCGCCGCCACCCTTCTTGCCGGGCCAGCTGGTCCAGACAGCACCACCCCCTGCAGCTGCCAAGCGAGCCTGCTTGTGAGCTGCCTGCTTTGGGAGCCGCTGAGCAGGAGACCACTGAGTCAGAAACGGgcctggaggcagcagagggg GTGAGGGCCCTGGAGCCTGAAGTCTGGACCAGCCTCCCAGGACAGGGTCTCCGCTACCTAGAACACCTGTGCCTAGTGCTGGAGCAAATGGCCAGGCTCCAACAGCTCCATCTGCAGCTACAGACCCACAGGCCCACAGCG TCACAGGACCCTGGAGAGGAGTCACCTGCCCTGGCTCCTTCACTCTCACCATCCCCTGTCCCCAGCAATGAGGCACAGGCACCGCCTTGGGACCTGCCAAGCCAGACAAAGGATGCAG GGGCAAAGGCAACTTCATCCCCCAAAGTTGGAGTGTCTGGCACCAACCTCGCCCACCTGTCCGAAGCCTCAGAGGTGCCAGCTcacaccttcccaccctcccagGGACACAAG GTCAAGGTCCTGCTCAACCGGATCTTCTGGAGAAGCTCTCGACATCCTGAGCCCCCTGTCCCTTCGGCTGGCCCTGACCCCAG
- the PDLIM2 gene encoding PDZ and LIM domain protein 2 isoform X2, whose product MWAGHGTPAPREGSGEGRAPLAGRPQPIEGSREHSRRGATQVAALWPGCAEEAASQARGGGRGGPRITWAEAGPGAPGELSPESRRAQRRRRQDRPRLFARPPSRPSRAWQPSPTGMALLTVDVVGPAPWGFRITGGRDFHTPIMVTKVTERGKAEAADLRPGDIIVAINGESAEGMLHAEAQSKIRQSRSPLRLQLDRSRAVSPGQNGESSLELLATRFQGSVRTQSQSSLRSSYSSPTSFSSQPGSPFTTPPPSSPSAFPREAAVSDRSFQNQTQAPGLAADGFSYGGPAASRQAGQGRAGDSAVWVLPPSQGAQSSRLSADAEAGSCLLEEDSEVFKMLQENREGRGAPRQSSSFRFLQEALEAEERGGPPAILPSSLSPQTSAPTGRALATPPKLHTCEKCSRSISNQAVRIQEGRYRHPGCYTCADCDLNLKMRGHFWVGDELYCEKHARQRYLAPSALHPQA is encoded by the exons ATGTGGGCCGGTCATGGGACCCCTGCACCTAGAGAGGGTAGTGGGGAAGGTAGGGCACCTCTGGCCGGGCGGCCACAGCCTATAGAGGGCTCCAGAGAGCACTCCCGGCGGGGCGCGACCCAGGTGGCTGCGCTCTGGCCGGGCTGCGCGGAGGAGGCggcttcccaggccaggggcggtgGCAGGGGCGGCCCCCGGATCACATGGGCGGAGGCAGGTCCCGGAGCCCCGGGCGAGCTCTCCCCAGAGTCCCGCAGagcgcagcggcggcggcggcaggatCGGCCGCGTCTCTTCGCCCGCCCTCCTTCCCGTCCCTCCCGGGCCTGGCAGCCCAGCCCGACAG GTATGGCGCTGCTGACTGTAGATGTGGTGGGACCAGCACCCTGGGGCTTCCGAATCACGGGGGGCAGGGACTTCCACACGCCCATCATGGTGACCAAG GTAACCGAGCGGGGCAAAGCAGAAGCTGCTGACCTCCGACCTGGTGACATCATTGTGGCCATTAACGGGGAGAGCGCAGAGGGGATGCTTCACGCTGAGGCACAGAGCAAGATCCGCCAGAGCCGGTCACCACTTAGGCTGCAGCTGGACCG GTCCCGGGCAGTCTCTCCTGGGCAGAACGGCGAGAGCTCCTTGGAACTGCTGGCTACCCGCTTCCAG GGCTCAGTGAGGACACAAAGTCAGTCTTCTCTGCGGTCCTCCTACTCCAGCCCGACCTCCTTCAGCTCCCAGCCAGGCAGCCccttcaccaccccaccccccagcagccCCAGTGCCTTCCCTAGAGAGGCAGCGGTCAGTGACCGCAG TTTCCAGAACCAGACACAGGCCCCGGGACTCGCTGCTGACGGCTTCTCTTACGGAGGCCCTGCTGCAAGCCGGCAG GCTGGCCAGGGCCGCGCTGGCGACTCTGCGGTGTGGGTCCTGCCGCCTTCCCAGGGAGCCCAGTCCTCCAGGCTCAG TGCAGACGCAGAAGCGGGGAGCTGCCTCCTAGAAGAGGACTCTGAAGTTTTCAAGATGCTACAGGAAAACCGTGAGGGGCGAGGGGCCCCCCGGCAATCCAGCTCCTTTCGGTTCCTGCAGGAAGCCCTTGAGGCTGAAGAGAGAG GTGGCCCTCCAGCCATCCTGCCTAGCTCGCTGAGCCCCCAGACCTCTgcgcccacaggcagggccctggCCACGCCCCCGAAGCTCCACACCTGTGAGAAGTGCAGCAGGAGCATCTC GAACCAGGCTGTACGCATCCAGGAGGGCCGGTACCGCCACCCAGGCTGCTACACCTGCGCCGACTGTGACTTGAACCTCAAGATGCGAGGGCACTTCTGGGTGGGGGACGAGCTGTACTGCGAGAAGCATGCCCGACAGCGCTACTTGGCCCCCTCTGCCCTGCACCCCCAGGCCTGA
- the C8H8orf58 gene encoding uncharacterized protein C8orf58 homolog isoform X1, whose protein sequence is MLGRRRVFAVEPRGGPDRAAEDPARGCVVLGVSSTYRRIPDAAGGASPPEPWNAEAQLRAPGRRVPLLKLASRDSGVEMAVGDSSLVTSPGLSLDSLDFDPSGSSEAPALVEPPAQLGRLLASRTLEQVLERSRRHPSCRASWSRQHHPLQLPSEPACELPALGAAEQETTESETGLEAAEGVRALEPEVWTSLPGQGLRYLEHLCLVLEQMARLQQLHLQLQTHRPTASQDPGEESPALAPSLSPSPVPSNEAQAPPWDLPSQTKDAGAKATSSPKVGVSGTNLAHLSEASEVPAHTFPPSQGHKLDLSPWGKVKVLLNRIFWRSSRHPEPPVPSAGPDPRIESRDLPERSQCHPRRKTFMPSLVVRKQRAKNLSVC, encoded by the exons ATGCTGGGCCGGCGGCGGGTCTTCGCGGTGGAGCCGCGCGGCGGCCCGG ATAGGGCGGCGGAGGACCCGGCGCGCGGGTGTGTCGTGCTGGGAGTCAGCAGCACGTACCGAAGGATCCCGGACGCAGCCGGTGGCGCTTCCCCGCCGGAGCCCTGGAACGCGGAGGCCCAGCTGAGGGCCCCTGGGAGGCGGGTGCCACTTCTGAAACTCGCCTCCCGAGACTCGGGAGTGGAGATGGCGGTTGGAGATAGCTCCCTGGTCACCTCCCCGGGCCTGTCTCTGGACTCTCTGGACTTTGATCCTTCAGGAAGTTCCGAGGCCCCCGCCCTCGTGGAGCCCCCCGCCCAGCTCGGCAGGCTTCTAGCCAGTCGAACGCTGGAGCAGGTCCTGGAGCGCTCCCGCCGCCACCCTTCTTGCCGGGCCAGCTGGTCCAGACAGCACCACCCCCTGCAGCTGCCAAGCGAGCCTGCTTGTGAGCTGCCTGCTTTGGGAGCCGCTGAGCAGGAGACCACTGAGTCAGAAACGGgcctggaggcagcagagggg GTGAGGGCCCTGGAGCCTGAAGTCTGGACCAGCCTCCCAGGACAGGGTCTCCGCTACCTAGAACACCTGTGCCTAGTGCTGGAGCAAATGGCCAGGCTCCAACAGCTCCATCTGCAGCTACAGACCCACAGGCCCACAGCG TCACAGGACCCTGGAGAGGAGTCACCTGCCCTGGCTCCTTCACTCTCACCATCCCCTGTCCCCAGCAATGAGGCACAGGCACCGCCTTGGGACCTGCCAAGCCAGACAAAGGATGCAG GGGCAAAGGCAACTTCATCCCCCAAAGTTGGAGTGTCTGGCACCAACCTCGCCCACCTGTCCGAAGCCTCAGAGGTGCCAGCTcacaccttcccaccctcccagGGACACAAG CTGGATCTCTCCCCCTGGGGCAAGGTCAAGGTCCTGCTCAACCGGATCTTCTGGAGAAGCTCTCGACATCCTGAGCCCCCTGTCCCTTCGGCTGGCCCTGACCCCAG
- the PDLIM2 gene encoding PDZ and LIM domain protein 2 isoform X1, with translation MWAGHGTPAPREGSGEGRAPLAGRPQPIEGSREHSRRGATQVAALWPGCAEEAASQARGGGRGGPRITWAEAGPGAPGELSPESRRAQRRRRQDRPRLFARPPSRPSRAWQPSPTGEREPGMALLTVDVVGPAPWGFRITGGRDFHTPIMVTKVTERGKAEAADLRPGDIIVAINGESAEGMLHAEAQSKIRQSRSPLRLQLDRSRAVSPGQNGESSLELLATRFQGSVRTQSQSSLRSSYSSPTSFSSQPGSPFTTPPPSSPSAFPREAAVSDRSFQNQTQAPGLAADGFSYGGPAASRQAGQGRAGDSAVWVLPPSQGAQSSRLSADAEAGSCLLEEDSEVFKMLQENREGRGAPRQSSSFRFLQEALEAEERGGPPAILPSSLSPQTSAPTGRALATPPKLHTCEKCSRSISNQAVRIQEGRYRHPGCYTCADCDLNLKMRGHFWVGDELYCEKHARQRYLAPSALHPQA, from the exons ATGTGGGCCGGTCATGGGACCCCTGCACCTAGAGAGGGTAGTGGGGAAGGTAGGGCACCTCTGGCCGGGCGGCCACAGCCTATAGAGGGCTCCAGAGAGCACTCCCGGCGGGGCGCGACCCAGGTGGCTGCGCTCTGGCCGGGCTGCGCGGAGGAGGCggcttcccaggccaggggcggtgGCAGGGGCGGCCCCCGGATCACATGGGCGGAGGCAGGTCCCGGAGCCCCGGGCGAGCTCTCCCCAGAGTCCCGCAGagcgcagcggcggcggcggcaggatCGGCCGCGTCTCTTCGCCCGCCCTCCTTCCCGTCCCTCCCGGGCCTGGCAGCCCAGCCCGACAGGTGAGCGGGAGCCAG GTATGGCGCTGCTGACTGTAGATGTGGTGGGACCAGCACCCTGGGGCTTCCGAATCACGGGGGGCAGGGACTTCCACACGCCCATCATGGTGACCAAG GTAACCGAGCGGGGCAAAGCAGAAGCTGCTGACCTCCGACCTGGTGACATCATTGTGGCCATTAACGGGGAGAGCGCAGAGGGGATGCTTCACGCTGAGGCACAGAGCAAGATCCGCCAGAGCCGGTCACCACTTAGGCTGCAGCTGGACCG GTCCCGGGCAGTCTCTCCTGGGCAGAACGGCGAGAGCTCCTTGGAACTGCTGGCTACCCGCTTCCAG GGCTCAGTGAGGACACAAAGTCAGTCTTCTCTGCGGTCCTCCTACTCCAGCCCGACCTCCTTCAGCTCCCAGCCAGGCAGCCccttcaccaccccaccccccagcagccCCAGTGCCTTCCCTAGAGAGGCAGCGGTCAGTGACCGCAG TTTCCAGAACCAGACACAGGCCCCGGGACTCGCTGCTGACGGCTTCTCTTACGGAGGCCCTGCTGCAAGCCGGCAG GCTGGCCAGGGCCGCGCTGGCGACTCTGCGGTGTGGGTCCTGCCGCCTTCCCAGGGAGCCCAGTCCTCCAGGCTCAG TGCAGACGCAGAAGCGGGGAGCTGCCTCCTAGAAGAGGACTCTGAAGTTTTCAAGATGCTACAGGAAAACCGTGAGGGGCGAGGGGCCCCCCGGCAATCCAGCTCCTTTCGGTTCCTGCAGGAAGCCCTTGAGGCTGAAGAGAGAG GTGGCCCTCCAGCCATCCTGCCTAGCTCGCTGAGCCCCCAGACCTCTgcgcccacaggcagggccctggCCACGCCCCCGAAGCTCCACACCTGTGAGAAGTGCAGCAGGAGCATCTC GAACCAGGCTGTACGCATCCAGGAGGGCCGGTACCGCCACCCAGGCTGCTACACCTGCGCCGACTGTGACTTGAACCTCAAGATGCGAGGGCACTTCTGGGTGGGGGACGAGCTGTACTGCGAGAAGCATGCCCGACAGCGCTACTTGGCCCCCTCTGCCCTGCACCCCCAGGCCTGA
- the C8H8orf58 gene encoding uncharacterized protein C8orf58 homolog isoform X3, with product MLGRRRVFAVEPRGGPDRAAEDPARGCVVLGVSSTYRRIPDAAGGASPPEPWNAEAQLRAPGRRVPLLKLASRDSGVEMAVGDSSLVTSPGLSLDSLDFDPSGSSEAPALVEPPAQLGRLLASRTLEQVLERSRRHPSCRASWSRQHHPLQLPSEPACELPALGAAEQETTESETGLEAAEGVRALEPEVWTSLPGQGLRYLEHLCLVLEQMARLQQLHLQLQTHRPTASQDPGEESPALAPSLSPSPVPSNEAQAPPWDLPSQTKDAGAKATSSPKVGVSGTNLAHLSEASEVPAHTFPPSQGHKLDLSPWGKVKVLLNRIFWRSSRHPEPPVPSAGPDPRQRR from the exons ATGCTGGGCCGGCGGCGGGTCTTCGCGGTGGAGCCGCGCGGCGGCCCGG ATAGGGCGGCGGAGGACCCGGCGCGCGGGTGTGTCGTGCTGGGAGTCAGCAGCACGTACCGAAGGATCCCGGACGCAGCCGGTGGCGCTTCCCCGCCGGAGCCCTGGAACGCGGAGGCCCAGCTGAGGGCCCCTGGGAGGCGGGTGCCACTTCTGAAACTCGCCTCCCGAGACTCGGGAGTGGAGATGGCGGTTGGAGATAGCTCCCTGGTCACCTCCCCGGGCCTGTCTCTGGACTCTCTGGACTTTGATCCTTCAGGAAGTTCCGAGGCCCCCGCCCTCGTGGAGCCCCCCGCCCAGCTCGGCAGGCTTCTAGCCAGTCGAACGCTGGAGCAGGTCCTGGAGCGCTCCCGCCGCCACCCTTCTTGCCGGGCCAGCTGGTCCAGACAGCACCACCCCCTGCAGCTGCCAAGCGAGCCTGCTTGTGAGCTGCCTGCTTTGGGAGCCGCTGAGCAGGAGACCACTGAGTCAGAAACGGgcctggaggcagcagagggg GTGAGGGCCCTGGAGCCTGAAGTCTGGACCAGCCTCCCAGGACAGGGTCTCCGCTACCTAGAACACCTGTGCCTAGTGCTGGAGCAAATGGCCAGGCTCCAACAGCTCCATCTGCAGCTACAGACCCACAGGCCCACAGCG TCACAGGACCCTGGAGAGGAGTCACCTGCCCTGGCTCCTTCACTCTCACCATCCCCTGTCCCCAGCAATGAGGCACAGGCACCGCCTTGGGACCTGCCAAGCCAGACAAAGGATGCAG GGGCAAAGGCAACTTCATCCCCCAAAGTTGGAGTGTCTGGCACCAACCTCGCCCACCTGTCCGAAGCCTCAGAGGTGCCAGCTcacaccttcccaccctcccagGGACACAAG CTGGATCTCTCCCCCTGGGGCAAGGTCAAGGTCCTGCTCAACCGGATCTTCTGGAGAAGCTCTCGACATCCTGAGCCCCCTGTCCCTTCGGCTGGCCCTGACCCCAG